In Desulfobacter hydrogenophilus, the genomic stretch GCAAGCATCCGGGCGGGCATTTCTCCCTCCCTTGGCCCCTGCTGTGCACAATTTATTAATTATAAGCAGGAATTTCCCAAAGCATTGTGGCAATATAAAGAGAAGGACCGCCCCTATTTTGATTTCTGGCAGATTTCCCGGGATCAGCTTGGGGCCCACGGGGTTTTGGATGAACATATTGAAACCATGGGGCTTTGCACCCGGTGCCGTACGGATCTGTTTTATTCTTTCAGGGCAAACAAGGCCACCGGACGTTTTGCCGCAGTGATTGCACTTAAAATTTAAGGATACCAAATAATGGATAAACCGGAACAGTTTTTTTTAACCCGCACGGTAAAAGCAGCTGGTTGAGCTGCCAAACTGGATCCAGGGGCCCTGGATAAAATCGTGTCAAAACTTGAATTGCCGTCCCACCCGGATTTGATTATCGGGCTTGAACACCCGGATGACGCTGGTGTATTCCGCCTGTCCAAAGAAACTGCCATTGTCCAGACCCTTGATTTTCTGACGCCTGTGGCTGATGACCCCTATGAATTCGGTCAGATTGCTGCGGCCAATTCTTTGTCAGATGTCTATGCCATGGGTGGCACGCCCATCACAGTGATGAATATTGTCTGTTTTCCGTCATGCGACCTTGACGCAGGCATTCTTCCCCGGATTCTTGAAGGCGGACTTGATAAAATCAAAGAGTCGGGCGCAACGCTTGTGGGGGGCCATTCCGTGGATGATCCTGAAATCAAGTACGGTCTGTCGGTGACCGGCATAGTGCATCCGGACCAGGTCTGGGCCAACAGCCGCGCAAAGGTGGGTGATGCAGTTATTTTGACCAAGCCCATTGGCACCGGCATTATCTCCACGGCGATCAAAGGCGGAATTGCATCCGATGACCAGGTAAAGCAGGCTGTAAAAACCATGTCTACCCTGAACAAAGAGGCGGCCCTGATCGCTAAAAATTTTGATGTTCATGCCTGTACTGATGTTACAGGTTTTGGGCTTGGGGGACATTTGATTGAAGCGGCCAAAGGTGCAGGGCTGCGTATTGAAATTTATACGGAAAAAGTCGAGGTGCTGGACGGAGTAATGGAGTATGCCGCCATGGGCCTGCTTCCGGCCGGAGCCCATAAAAACAAAAGTTTTTTTGCCCCGCATATCCGTGTGGCCAAAGGAATAGATCGGGTGCGAAGCGATTTAATGTTCGATCCCCAGACATCCGGCGGGCTTTTGTTTTTTCTGGCCCCGGACCAGGCTGTGCAATGTGCGGATATTATGGAAAAAAACGGGGTTTCGGCAAGGTTGATCGGAAGGGTTAAAGGGCCGTATACCAACGGCTTCCTTGATCTTCTGTAAAACTTTTTTTCACGTTGACTTCATCCGGATCATATGATATTTGCTCTCAAGATAATTTGACGATCACAGCTGCCGGGAAAATCGGCAAATAAGGTGCCGGGGAAAGGTTGATAAAAATGGCAGATAAAGGTAGTACCTTTCGTGAGTTGGGATATTTTGCAAGTCTTGGCATATCCGTGGCTCTGGCCATTGTCATCGGGATGGCACTGGGATACTGGCTGGATACTGTTTTTGATACAAAACCCGTTCTTTTGCTGGTGGGGCTTGGATTCGGCATAGCAGCCGGGTTCAGCAACATTATCAGGGCCGGGAAAAAAGCGGGAAAATATTAATGGAAGAACTTGAGAAAATAGTAGACTTTATTACACGAACCAACTGGATTCTGTTTCTGGGGTTAAGTCTTGTGGCATTGATTCTGGCCCCCCCGAAAGTGTATCTCGGGGTTTTTCTGGGTGGTTTGATTGTGACAATCAATTTTCATGTTCTTAAAAGTACAGTGACTAAAAATATCAACCAAAAGCGGGTGCTTGAAAAGGGAAAATCCCTGATCGGTGCGCTTTTGGTTAAATATTATCTGCGATTTGCATTGACGGCCGTGATTATTTTTCTGCTGATCGTGAACCGCAGCGTACATCCGGCAGGGCTTCTGGTGGGTCTTTCCGTAGTAGTGATAAGCACGTTTATAGCAGCGGCAATTGAATTAACCAAGATTATATTCAGGGAGGCGGTTTAAGGTGGAACACCCATATCTATTTCTTACTTCGTTATTTAGTTTGTTTGGTCTGGAAGATTGGGCAGGTGCCCATCCTCATGTTACTTACATGTGGTTTGCAATGATTATTCTCGTTATTCTTGGCTGGATTGGCGGCAAAAGCGTCGCCCTTGTACCCAAGACCGTTCAGAATGTTTTTGAGGTAATCATTTCCGGACTTGAAGAGTTTATGGTTGGTATTACCGGTGAAGAGGGAAGAGATTCCTATCCATTGTTATTGACTGTTTTCCTGTTTGTTCTTTTAGGTAACCTGTTCGGTCTGGTTCCCGGATTTTATCCGCCCACAGCGTCCATCAATACGACTGTTGCCCTGGCCATCCTTGTCGTGTCATGGAGCCATGTGATCGGTGTCAAGAAACACGGTGCAAAATATATTAAACATTTTCTAGGGCCCGTACCGGCACTTATGCCGCTCTTCTTTGTTATTGAAGTCATCGGTCACTTGGCACGAGTACTCTCCCTGACTTTGCGTCTCTTTGGCAATATGATGGGGCATGAGTTGGTTGTAGGCATCCTTCTGATGCTGGCCGGTCCTTTTCTGGTACCCCTTCCCATCATGGCAATGGGTATCCTTGTATCTTTGATTCAGGCCATCGTGTTCTTCTTGCTGCCGACCATGTACATTGCAGGCGCTATTGAAGAAGCACATTAATTTTACGAAACAAGAATTAAGCTTTTTTACGGGATTTTGGAAGAAGCCCGTTTGTTTATAATACTTTATTAAAGGAGTAAATCTCATGGAATTTCTCGTTGGTAGTGTCTGGGCAGCAGGTTTTGCCATTGGTATCGCTGCATTTGGTTGCGGCATTGGTCAGGGTCTTGGTTTGAATGGTGCCATGTCAGGTATCTCAAGAAACCCTGAAGCAGCTGGTAAAATCCAGGTGAACATGCTGATCGGTCTTGCTCTGATCGAATCTCTTTGTATCTACGCTCTGGTTGTTGCGATGATCCTTCTGTTTGTTCATCCTGCAATCGCTCCTGCTGTTGCTGCACTTGCCGGACATTAATACCTAGCTGTTTAACGATACATTCGTTTAAAAAAGGGGGCGTCTTCTTAATGAAGAGGCCCCCTTTTGTTTTCTCTTGCATGGATACAAAGGACCTGATATTATTTGTTTCAACGCGTTAAATTTCTTCAATAACATTTTTTATATGAAAGAGCTGAACTAACGGATTAGCTTCTTTTATGATCTGTTGTGGCCTAACCTCGGTGAAAGACCAGGTCGGCCATGGCCGTTATATGAAAGTCAAAATAACGAATTAAATTAATTTCTTATTCTGTTATAACTTGAGCTTGGGTGTTGATACATTAGGTCGGCCACTGCGATTCAACAACACCAATTCGCGGGAGGGAACGAATGAGCGAGGATTCCATAGATTTCCAGCCAATAACCGGAAAGACCGAAGACGGCCAGATTCGCCATTTGTTCCGGGTGTCGGTTTCCTTAACAGATGATATCCGGCTGATTTTTGGCGGAAATGAATATCTAATAACCAATTTATCCGCAACCGGTGTTGCTGTAAATGTCAGTTCCTGTCTCGAATTTGATTCCGGACAGATTATTGATGATGTCCGGTTAAGGATTTGGGATGTCAATATTACAGGGCTATGCGCCAAAGCAATCCACTGCTCAGTGCATGATTCAGGCAGTTTTCAGTTTGGATTTCAATGGGTGGATATGAACGCTGAAAATAAAAACACGTTGGAGAAAGCCCTTGGGCAGCTCAAAGTAAAGGCCTTGAAAGTTAAAGACCTGTTTGAAGAACATCCATAAGCATAATGGTGGCATTGGAATGGTTAAAAAAAAAAATGTCATGGACAGCCTTTTAGGCACTGATGACAAAACGTTTGACGGTTCAGCAAAGGAA encodes the following:
- the selD gene encoding selenide, water dikinase SelD — translated: MDKPEQFFLTRTVKAAGUAAKLDPGALDKIVSKLELPSHPDLIIGLEHPDDAGVFRLSKETAIVQTLDFLTPVADDPYEFGQIAAANSLSDVYAMGGTPITVMNIVCFPSCDLDAGILPRILEGGLDKIKESGATLVGGHSVDDPEIKYGLSVTGIVHPDQVWANSRAKVGDAVILTKPIGTGIISTAIKGGIASDDQVKQAVKTMSTLNKEAALIAKNFDVHACTDVTGFGLGGHLIEAAKGAGLRIEIYTEKVEVLDGVMEYAAMGLLPAGAHKNKSFFAPHIRVAKGIDRVRSDLMFDPQTSGGLLFFLAPDQAVQCADIMEKNGVSARLIGRVKGPYTNGFLDLL
- a CDS encoding AtpZ/AtpI family protein; protein product: MADKGSTFRELGYFASLGISVALAIVIGMALGYWLDTVFDTKPVLLLVGLGFGIAAGFSNIIRAGKKAGKY
- a CDS encoding ATP synthase subunit I, producing MEELEKIVDFITRTNWILFLGLSLVALILAPPKVYLGVFLGGLIVTINFHVLKSTVTKNINQKRVLEKGKSLIGALLVKYYLRFALTAVIIFLLIVNRSVHPAGLLVGLSVVVISTFIAAAIELTKIIFREAV
- the atpB gene encoding F0F1 ATP synthase subunit A; translation: MEHPYLFLTSLFSLFGLEDWAGAHPHVTYMWFAMIILVILGWIGGKSVALVPKTVQNVFEVIISGLEEFMVGITGEEGRDSYPLLLTVFLFVLLGNLFGLVPGFYPPTASINTTVALAILVVSWSHVIGVKKHGAKYIKHFLGPVPALMPLFFVIEVIGHLARVLSLTLRLFGNMMGHELVVGILLMLAGPFLVPLPIMAMGILVSLIQAIVFFLLPTMYIAGAIEEAH
- the atpE gene encoding ATP synthase F0 subunit C encodes the protein MEFLVGSVWAAGFAIGIAAFGCGIGQGLGLNGAMSGISRNPEAAGKIQVNMLIGLALIESLCIYALVVAMILLFVHPAIAPAVAALAGH
- a CDS encoding PilZ domain-containing protein, whose product is MSEDSIDFQPITGKTEDGQIRHLFRVSVSLTDDIRLIFGGNEYLITNLSATGVAVNVSSCLEFDSGQIIDDVRLRIWDVNITGLCAKAIHCSVHDSGSFQFGFQWVDMNAENKNTLEKALGQLKVKALKVKDLFEEHP